The following DNA comes from Verrucomicrobiales bacterium.
TTCCGGATTGGGCTGCCGAAGCCTCGTGACCTCGTCTCCTACAAGATGAGGACTGTAGCAGCCGAGGTCACGAGGCCTCGGCTCGCAGGCTTCAACGGCTCATGCCCAAGCCGCCACGGCGATAAAACTTTAGCGTCTTCCTCATCCCCTCGAGCAGCGACGTCGTTTGCCAATCGGGGTAGAGCTCGGAAATGAATCGTGGTTGCGGAGGGGCGTGCGATGGGATCGTCCCTCCGCTCACCAAAATCCCTGCCCCCGCCTTCGGATCAATCTCCCGCAGCACCTCGATTATCTCCTCCACCGTAACGATCGGACCAGCCAGATCCACCACCGGGGCACCCCGAGGAGTCTCCAAGGCGCCGCGAACGAATGCCTCCGCCACGTCCTCCACGTAGTCGTATCCGACTCGACCCCGATATCCGATGGTGAACGGTTCGCCATGGGCCAACGCCCGAGCTGCCAACGAGGGCCCGGCGGTCAATCCCACATCGCGTTCCGGCCCGTAGGCGACTTGGGGACGGATGCCCACGGAGGCGATGTTGAAATGACGCCAATACTGCGCCGCGATGAGTTCCACCGACTTCTTGAACGCCCCGTAGAATGTCAGCGGCTGAAGCAACCCACCCGTCTCCCCCGAAGCATGATCCGGCTCATCGCCAAACACCGCCACGGAGCTTGCGTAGGAGAACCCAGCGATCCGGCCGGAGTGCTTTCGGATCGCCTCCAAAATCGCCATCGTACCCAAGATGTTTACCTGGCAGCCCTCCCAAGGATCGGATTGGCAAGCGGGCGTCAGGAGCGCGGCCAGATGAATGACGTGAGTGATGCCATGGGTGGCAAAGATGTGGTCCAGCCGACCGCGATCGAGCAATGACCCCTGCTCCAGCACCACGGGATCGGCGTCCTTACCGAGCACCCGGTCCCAGCGCGCCGGCCTGCTTCCCGGATCCAGAACCACGACCTTCAGTGATCGGTGCAGCGCTTCGCGTACCACCCAGGTGCCGATGAACCCGCATCCGCCCGTAATCAATACTGTGGATCTCACCCGATCTCCTTGGCTAGGGACGAACGCCATTCACCACGGTGGTCAACGCCTCACCACGAACCGCTGCCAGGGCAATGGTCGCAGCGGACTCGCGCAGCTTCTTCACGGCAGGCGTGCTGCACGACGCAATATGCGGAGCCAGAATCACATTCCCCAAGCTGCGCACCGGATGATCCACCGGGATCGGCTCCGGATCGAAGACATCCAGGGCTACCGCCCCCAGATGTCCGCTCTTTAAGGCTCGAGTCAATGCTTCGCTGTCGACCAGATCTCCTCGGCCGACGTTCACGAAGATCGCTCCGGGTCGGAGCAATGAAAACGTACGCTCGTTCATCAGCTGTCGCGTCTGCGCCATCGAGGGACAATGCAAGGTCAATACATCCGACGCCTGCAGCA
Coding sequences within:
- a CDS encoding NAD(P)-dependent oxidoreductase; protein product: MRSTVLITGGCGFIGTWVVREALHRSLKVVVLDPGSRPARWDRVLGKDADPVVLEQGSLLDRGRLDHIFATHGITHVIHLAALLTPACQSDPWEGCQVNILGTMAILEAIRKHSGRIAGFSYASSVAVFGDEPDHASGETGGLLQPLTFYGAFKKSVELIAAQYWRHFNIASVGIRPQVAYGPERDVGLTAGPSLAARALAHGEPFTIGYRGRVGYDYVEDVAEAFVRGALETPRGAPVVDLAGPIVTVEEIIEVLREIDPKAGAGILVSGGTIPSHAPPQPRFISELYPDWQTTSLLEGMRKTLKFYRRGGLGMSR